In Acanthochromis polyacanthus isolate Apoly-LR-REF ecotype Palm Island chromosome 18, KAUST_Apoly_ChrSc, whole genome shotgun sequence, the following proteins share a genomic window:
- the cabp1b gene encoding calcium-binding protein 1b isoform X3 yields MGNSVKSLKIFTKKDQKKNYKAVQSCEEGGSGGAYLEPLVALAQNGANMHNVLGPACIFLRKGFAESRQADRELRPEEMDELREAFKEFDKDKDGFIGCKDLGNCMRTMGYMPTEMELIELSQQINMNLGGHVDFEDFVELMGPKLLAETADMIGVKELRDAFKEFDTNGDGQISTAELREAMKKLLGQQVGHRDLEEILRDIDLNGDGHVDFEEFVRMMSR; encoded by the exons ATGGGCAACTCTGTAAAGTCGCTCAAAATTTTCACCAAGAAG GACCAGAAGAAGAACTACAAAGCAGTGCAGTCCTGTGAGGAAGGGGGATCTGGGGGGGCCTATCTTGAGCCACTAGTAGCCCTGGCCCAGAACGGAGCCAACATGCACAACGTACTGGGGCCTGCATGCATCTTTCTACGCAAGGGCTTCGCTGAGAGCCGGCAGGCT GACCGAGAGTTGAGGCCAGAAGAAATGGATG AGTTGCGTGAGGCTTTCAAGGAGtttgacaaagacaaagacGGCTTCATTGGCTGTAAAGACCTGGGGAACTGCATGAGAACGATGGGCTATATGCCGACAGAGATGGAGCTCATAGAACTGAGCCAGCAGATCAACATGAACT TGGGAGGACATGTTGACTTTGAGGACTTTGTTGAACTCATGGGGCCCAAACTTCTGGCCGAAACAGCTGACATGATAGGAGTGAAGGAGCTGAGGGACGCATTCAAGGAG TTTGATACTAATGGCGACGGCCAGATCAGCACTGCAGAACTTAGAGAGGCCATGAAGAAACTTTTAGGACAACAG GTTGGACACAGAGATCTGGAGGAGATCCTACGAGACATTGACCTCAACGGAGACGGACATGTAGactttgaag AATTTGTGCGGATGATGTCTCGATGA
- the cabp1b gene encoding calcium-binding protein 1b isoform X2 — protein sequence MSSSLPKSDSTTSLLRSNRRSAHPDRGAHGHRSHRAHHHHPPTGAGGGEDAAWTEECETSARRPLCQPRHADSRHSSDHHRVQKSHRQQSPLDDGYAQEDVRHKTSRHQKERSKTSRSKHHHHDSSRGEPPPAAHHQGGSRQDRRTSPTPSYPKHQDDAAFFFEPSERVVTGSTSSLSSDPPATRAPVQHASGRTSKRLSATPSEYDSSLHPIVKSVFGQDRELRPEEMDELREAFKEFDKDKDGFIGCKDLGNCMRTMGYMPTEMELIELSQQINMNLGGHVDFEDFVELMGPKLLAETADMIGVKELRDAFKEFDTNGDGQISTAELREAMKKLLGQQVGHRDLEEILRDIDLNGDGHVDFEEFVRMMSR from the exons ATGAGCTCCTCTCTGCCCAAAAGCGACTCGACCACTTCTCTGCTCAGATCAAACCGCAGGTCCGCGCACCCGGATCGCGGCGCACACGGTCACCGGAGCCACCGCGCTCACCATCACCATCCTCCCACCGGAGCTGGAGGCGGCGAGGATGCAGCCTGGACGGAGGAGTGCGAGACCAGTGCGCGGAGACCTCTGTGCCAGCCCAGACACGCAGACTCCAGACATTCAAGTGATCATCACCGGGTGCAGAAGAGCCACCGGCAGCAGAGCCCCCTGGATGATGGCTACGCTCAGGAGGACGTGCGGCACAAGACGAGCCGGCATCAGAAGGAGCGCAGCAAGACCTCCAGATCCAAGCATCACCACCACGACTCCTCCAGAGGTGAGCCGCCTCCTGCAGCGCACCACCAGGGCGGCTCCCGGCAGGACAGGAGGACCTCACCGACCCCGTCTTACCCCAAACACCAGGACGATGCTGCTTTCTTCTTCGAGCCCAGTGAGAGAGTCGTCACCGGGTCAACCTCCAGCCTCAGCTCTGACCCGCCTGCGACCAGAGCGCCGGTCCAGCATGCATCCGGCCGCACGTCCAAAAGACTGAGCGCAACCCCGTCTGAGTACGACTCCAGTCTCCATCCCATAGTGAAGTCAGTGTTTGGACAG GACCGAGAGTTGAGGCCAGAAGAAATGGATG AGTTGCGTGAGGCTTTCAAGGAGtttgacaaagacaaagacGGCTTCATTGGCTGTAAAGACCTGGGGAACTGCATGAGAACGATGGGCTATATGCCGACAGAGATGGAGCTCATAGAACTGAGCCAGCAGATCAACATGAACT TGGGAGGACATGTTGACTTTGAGGACTTTGTTGAACTCATGGGGCCCAAACTTCTGGCCGAAACAGCTGACATGATAGGAGTGAAGGAGCTGAGGGACGCATTCAAGGAG TTTGATACTAATGGCGACGGCCAGATCAGCACTGCAGAACTTAGAGAGGCCATGAAGAAACTTTTAGGACAACAG GTTGGACACAGAGATCTGGAGGAGATCCTACGAGACATTGACCTCAACGGAGACGGACATGTAGactttgaag AATTTGTGCGGATGATGTCTCGATGA
- the cabp1b gene encoding calcium-binding protein 1b isoform X1 yields MSSSLPKSDSTTSLLRSNRRSAHPDRGAHGHRSHRAHHHHPPTGAGGGEDAAWTEECETSARRPLCQPRHADSRHSSDHHRVQKSHRQQSPLDDGYAQEDVRHKTSRHQKERSKTSRSKHHHHDSSRGEPPPAAHHQGGSRQDRRTSPTPSYPKHQDDAAFFFEPSERVVTGSTSSLSSDPPATRAPVQHASGRTSKRLSATPSEYDSSLHPIVKSVFGQDQKKNYKAVQSCEEGGSGGAYLEPLVALAQNGANMHNVLGPACIFLRKGFAESRQADRELRPEEMDELREAFKEFDKDKDGFIGCKDLGNCMRTMGYMPTEMELIELSQQINMNLGGHVDFEDFVELMGPKLLAETADMIGVKELRDAFKEFDTNGDGQISTAELREAMKKLLGQQVGHRDLEEILRDIDLNGDGHVDFEEFVRMMSR; encoded by the exons ATGAGCTCCTCTCTGCCCAAAAGCGACTCGACCACTTCTCTGCTCAGATCAAACCGCAGGTCCGCGCACCCGGATCGCGGCGCACACGGTCACCGGAGCCACCGCGCTCACCATCACCATCCTCCCACCGGAGCTGGAGGCGGCGAGGATGCAGCCTGGACGGAGGAGTGCGAGACCAGTGCGCGGAGACCTCTGTGCCAGCCCAGACACGCAGACTCCAGACATTCAAGTGATCATCACCGGGTGCAGAAGAGCCACCGGCAGCAGAGCCCCCTGGATGATGGCTACGCTCAGGAGGACGTGCGGCACAAGACGAGCCGGCATCAGAAGGAGCGCAGCAAGACCTCCAGATCCAAGCATCACCACCACGACTCCTCCAGAGGTGAGCCGCCTCCTGCAGCGCACCACCAGGGCGGCTCCCGGCAGGACAGGAGGACCTCACCGACCCCGTCTTACCCCAAACACCAGGACGATGCTGCTTTCTTCTTCGAGCCCAGTGAGAGAGTCGTCACCGGGTCAACCTCCAGCCTCAGCTCTGACCCGCCTGCGACCAGAGCGCCGGTCCAGCATGCATCCGGCCGCACGTCCAAAAGACTGAGCGCAACCCCGTCTGAGTACGACTCCAGTCTCCATCCCATAGTGAAGTCAGTGTTTGGACAG GACCAGAAGAAGAACTACAAAGCAGTGCAGTCCTGTGAGGAAGGGGGATCTGGGGGGGCCTATCTTGAGCCACTAGTAGCCCTGGCCCAGAACGGAGCCAACATGCACAACGTACTGGGGCCTGCATGCATCTTTCTACGCAAGGGCTTCGCTGAGAGCCGGCAGGCT GACCGAGAGTTGAGGCCAGAAGAAATGGATG AGTTGCGTGAGGCTTTCAAGGAGtttgacaaagacaaagacGGCTTCATTGGCTGTAAAGACCTGGGGAACTGCATGAGAACGATGGGCTATATGCCGACAGAGATGGAGCTCATAGAACTGAGCCAGCAGATCAACATGAACT TGGGAGGACATGTTGACTTTGAGGACTTTGTTGAACTCATGGGGCCCAAACTTCTGGCCGAAACAGCTGACATGATAGGAGTGAAGGAGCTGAGGGACGCATTCAAGGAG TTTGATACTAATGGCGACGGCCAGATCAGCACTGCAGAACTTAGAGAGGCCATGAAGAAACTTTTAGGACAACAG GTTGGACACAGAGATCTGGAGGAGATCCTACGAGACATTGACCTCAACGGAGACGGACATGTAGactttgaag AATTTGTGCGGATGATGTCTCGATGA